The Deltaproteobacteria bacterium genome includes the window GAAAAACTCCGAACATACCTCCTTGACCGACTGCGCCTGCTGTCTCTGCTTGGCCTTGTCGCCACAACCGGCAAGCGCTGCCACGAAAACCATGATGGTGGCGGCAACGGTAATGGCTGGTGTTTGCTGCTTCACGAGATTCTTATCCACCCTGGGCATCAGTCCCTTATAGCGTAGCCAGAAGCTTCCCGTAAGCCTTGAGGCGTCCGGCCCTTTCCTCGGCGGTCAGTGAAGGCGTGGAGGCGGCCACCGGGGCCGCCACGGCCGGAGCCTGCCCGGCAACGGGCATCTCAATATCTATATCGACCCCGGCCTCAGCCGCAGGTCCGGCCGCTGTCGCCTCATTGCCTGCGCTGTCGCCCAGGGATGGCTCGTCGATCAGCTCTTCCGTGCCGTCTGGCTCACCCGCGCTGGCGGCGGCAGGTGGCGACGAGAGAATATCATCAAGCGATTTGTCGAGATCGGCGGCCAGATCCTCTCCGTCCCCGAACAGGCTGTCCGAACCGCCAGCCACATCGGGGCCGTCCAGTCCCGCATCCAGCTCGCCGAACTCGTCACCGCCGGACAGTTTCATGAAGTCGTCATCGCCGGTTGCCTCGGGAGACGTTTTACCGGTGTCTGGCTCGTCCGGCATGAACTCACCAAAGTCCGCCCCGCCACCGGCAGCGGTATCCTCGTCCGCCAGTGCGCCGAAGTCGGTCGTCTCCTCTCCGGCCGGAGGAGGTGAGGGTGGCACTTCAACCTCCAGGTCAACCATATCCTCGCCGGCGGTGCCGGTGTCTTCCATCTCGGCCGTTTCGCCCAAGTCTTCGACCTCGACCGCCTCCACCTCGACACCAGCGTCACCGAGCGCCGAATCGAGCTCTCCCGACAGGGCTTCCAGGGCTCCCGCTTCTTCATCCGGCGGCTCAACCAGCTCGGAAACCATGCCGCCCGCCGTCGGCGCCGGCTTCGCCGGCGTACCCAGGTCCATTACCGGCTCGTCGTCACCAAACGGTGCATCTGCCAGCTCGGAACCGGCCGAAGAATCGAAATCATCAAACGGATTGGCGGGTTTATCTTCCCCTTCGGCGCTGGCATCCACTTCAAAATCGTCGAACGGGGAGTGCCGCTTTTCCTCCACGCCAGCCTCAAAGGCATCCACGTTCACCGTGGTTACCACTTTCTTTTCCTCTTCCGTGAATGCTTCGGGGTTATCCTCGAGGTCGACGATGTCATCGGAGAGATCCAGCAGTGAAGGATCCTCCTTGCTCTCCAGTTCCTGCCGGTAACTTCCCCCGCCAGACGCAAACACTGGAACCGATTCAAACACCGATTGCCGTTCTTCAGGCTGGAGCTTGCGGAACTGCGTGTTGTCCATCATGAAGCCCATCGACTCGATGAAATTGAGCGCCTGCATCTCGACGTCGGCAAAACTGGCGCGAGTCACCTTTGGACCATCCCAAACATAAACCCGCGGGGTGAATGTCCGCTCGTGGTACAGGTAGGCGAAGAGCTCGTACTGGTCCGGTGTGCGCTGGACGCCGACAATAAACGCTTCGGCCGGTTCCGGCTCACCGTCGCCGCCGTCCTGCGGAATGAGGTCGATCTTGTTCAGTGACCGGATCAGCGAGACGACCCGATCGGGTTTGGCCTCCACATGGTCACGATTGAGGTCGCAGGAGAACATCTTACTCCGCGCTGGACGCGCTCCGGATTCTGGGCCTAGCCAAATCAACACCCCACTGGCTGGCCTGGAAACGCAAAATTAAACGTCCTGCAATCCCGGAGTCAATGCGGAATGCTTATGGAGGAAACCGGCTAAAGCCTCGTAAACCTTACGAAATCGTTGAACCGGCGGCGGAGTTCGGCCGGACCCAGCGAAGCCGTACCGGCAGTGGAAAACCGCTCCACGACAAACGAGCCCATCACGCTTCCCCAGACGAGCGCCCGACGGAGCGCCGCATCCGAGAAGTTCCGCTCCTTCGCCAGTGCGCCCATCAAGCCGCCCGCAAAGCTGTCCCCCGCGCCGGTGGGATCGCGGACGATCTCCAGCGGATAAGCCGGTTGCGCAAAAAATGTCTGGTCCCGGGTAAACAGGTTCGCCCCGTACTCGCCCCGCTTGATGACCACCGCCTTGGGACCCATCCTGAGAACCCTCCGGGCAGCTTGGGGAAGCTGGTCACAGCCGGACAGCAGCCGCGCCTCGCCCTCATTGATGCAGACGAGGTCAACCTTCTTCAGCACCTTGTCCAGCACCGGCCGGGTTTCGGGCAGATTGATCCACAGGTTCATCGTATCAAGGGCCCTGAACTTCGCCTTTCTGGCCTGGGAAAGCACATGGAGCTGGAGCGCCGGATGGATATTGGCGAGAAACAGCACCTCGGCCTCCCGGTAGTGGGCCGGCAGGTTTGGCCGGAAGGTGGCAAACACATTCAGTTGTGTGTCGAGGGTTTCCGCCTGGTTGAGAT containing:
- a CDS encoding bifunctional hydroxymethylpyrimidine kinase/phosphomethylpyrimidine kinase encodes the protein MASPYDICVVGSVALDDVETPSGRVRDAVGGAAVYFSIAASYFTKVRLVGVAGKDFPAKTIRHLEKRGVDLAGLEVSSGDTFRWKGSYLKDLNQAETLDTQLNVFATFRPNLPAHYREAEVLFLANIHPALQLHVLSQARKAKFRALDTMNLWINLPETRPVLDKVLKKVDLVCINEGEARLLSGCDQLPQAARRVLRMGPKAVVIKRGEYGANLFTRDQTFFAQPAYPLEIVRDPTGAGDSFAGGLMGALAKERNFSDAALRRALVWGSVMGSFVVERFSTAGTASLGPAELRRRFNDFVRFTRL